A genomic segment from Sorangium aterium encodes:
- a CDS encoding carboxymuconolactone decarboxylase family protein, protein MQSRMNYASVAPEAYQAMLGLSSYVKRCGLEKTLISLVFLRASQINGCAYCIDLHWKEARAAGEDERRLYMLSAWREAPCYSERERAALEWVEAVTLVAAEHVPDRVYDAVRQHFSEREIMDLTWAVVTINAWNRVVLATRAVPGSHRSEKREQA, encoded by the coding sequence ATGCAGTCACGCATGAATTACGCGAGCGTCGCCCCCGAGGCGTATCAAGCGATGCTCGGGCTGAGCTCCTACGTCAAGCGCTGCGGGCTGGAGAAGACGCTGATCTCCCTCGTGTTTCTCCGCGCCTCGCAGATCAACGGCTGCGCCTATTGCATCGATCTGCACTGGAAGGAAGCGCGGGCCGCAGGTGAGGACGAGCGGCGGCTCTACATGCTGAGCGCGTGGCGCGAAGCGCCCTGTTACAGCGAGCGCGAGCGGGCCGCCCTCGAGTGGGTCGAGGCGGTGACGCTCGTCGCGGCAGAGCACGTGCCCGATCGCGTCTATGACGCCGTACGCCAGCACTTCTCGGAGCGGGAGATCATGGATCTCACCTGGGCCGTGGTGACGATCAACGCCTGGAACCGCGTGGTGCTCGCCACCCGGGCCGTGCCTGGCTCCCACAGGTCGGAGAAGCGGGAGCAGGCGTGA